The genome window AGGGATAAAAACGTCATTGTGGCAATAAAATGCATAGTGATAACCTTATTATCTTTAGATATTATATAAAGAGAACTAAAAATGTTTGAGATATGAAAGAACACTGTGGCAGATCCGTCTAAATTAATGTGTAACCTAAGCACAATCCCTGCTTGACAAAATGATACAGTATTTACCTACAAAAATGAGAAAGGGTAGctaagaaaattggaaaaattttttttctactagaTAATAAAGTACACTGTGAAAGCCCACAATTTAGTCATTGTTTTAAAGACAGGAGCACAGATCAGTGGAACAAAATGTAGTTCAGAAATAACTGGAAATGGCTAtgacttttcaataaataatttgaaggcctatttattatatttttgggGGAGAAATGTATAATAATAGCATTGTATCAGGTTGGCTAGATTAAATCAGTCATTGTTTTTCAgtgactgtattttatttatgttcagACTGACCTGTGGTTTTGTAGGCGTCTAGACACATAGGTTCTAGTTCTAATTCAGCTATTGTGTCCTGAATAAGTTACTTTATCTCCCcagccttcatttttttctagcttgAAAAGTGAAACAAAGTTACATGAGCATAGGTTTCTTAAAAATTCTGGGTCTTCTGCTATGATTGCATCTATTACATCCAGAAAAATAGGGgatattaaaatcttatttgaaaACAGAATAGTTTGTGTTTAACTTAAAGATATTCCTCTTAAGTGAATGTTCATGtatccatgaaacaaaaataatcttctttaaaatatttttttctcaaagggATTTTTAGCTAATCAGATGAGAGCTGAAAACTTGAAGGATGCATCTGTATTACCTGATTTGTGCCTGAGTCATGCAAATCAGTTGATGATTATGTTGCAAAATCATAGAAAACTGTTAGATATTAAACAGAAGTGTACCACTGCCAAACAGGAACTAGCAAATAACCTACATGTCAGGCTGAAGTAAGTAAttcttttatgtctattttaGGATATTTAGagttgtttatctatttatttctcCCAAGGGATGGGTAATTTTCACATGCCATTGTATTGAAATAATTGATTCATTaactttataattataatatttttatagagcCTTATATGTCTTGATTTCCTTAGCTTAACtagtaagaaattatttttagcaaaCTTTTGTGAATGTTGAAAATAATGGGTTTCATTCTGTAGGTGGTGTTGCTTCGTAATGCTTCATGCTGATCAAGATGGAGAGAAATTACAAGCTTTGCTCCGCCTCGTAATAGAGCTATTAGAAAGAGTAAAAATTGTTGAAGCTCTTAGTACAGTTCCTCAGATGTACTGCTTAGCTGTTGTTGAGGTTGTAAGgagaaaaatgttcataaaacaCTACAGGGAGGTATGCAAGttgaattctattttaattgtatataaaCTTTAACTAACTGGTGTATGTTGTTTACCATAAGCTTTTCTCTTCTAGTGGGCTGGTGCTTTAGTCAAAGATGGAAAGCGATTATATGaagcagaaaaatcaaaaagGGAATCCTTTGGGAAGTTATTTAGTAAGTGttcttcattaataattttatttacttatttaaagaaaacaatgtttttatcTTGTAGACTTGAATTATCTGTGGCGTAATGCATGTATATGCTATTAATTATCATTGAAATGTAGAAAAACAGTCGAATccattcttaaattttaaatttgtcaaattttaatttactttttcaaaaaccaGAGATAATTTTTTGCCTTAAGTAAAGTTCTAAAATAACCAtattgttaatttctttataCAGGGAAGTCTTTTTTAAGAAATCGTCTGTTTAGGGGACTGGACTCCTGGCCCCCTTCcttttgtgtatgtatttattttctaaccaTGACTAAATTCCATatgttttaaaacctttttcCAGAAGTAGAGACATTTATCAGAAACTTACAGAAATtgttgtggtttttaaaaaaatcaatataaaaatgtttgggCTTTAAAAATCCAATGGTATAAAGCTATAAAagatatattcataatttttgatCAAGAATCTTCATAACACAGGAGGATGCCTTATACTACATTGTTAGGATTGGTGGGAATAGATTCACTTGTTCGTtctttgtgtgtatatttcttccttttccttcaccctctttttttttcctaccattccctctcctgccctcttcctccccctttccttccttcctctcccctcccctctttatttctttcacaaaCTCCCCTTTCTGCATTGACAAATCAGGATAGGGTAATATTTCAGTAAGTCTTCACTGGTAAGACTAAACCAGTATTACCTGGGACCATTAATTTTATTAGATGAGAAGAAACATTTCCATGATCAGAGCAGTTTAGGAgttactgggattttttttctcccttctcagatattctgtttAGGTGTTAAACATGTTTCTGTGCTTCAGGGACTTCTTAGggctttaaatatatacattttttaatgtctaaGAATGAGTGATGTAATAGAAAGGGATTCCCATACTCATTTATCCTGGAACACTTTTTTATGAAGAGAATTTTGACATCTCCAGATCTGCTTGAGTAATGAATTAAAACAATTGAAGTTAAAAGGCACAATTTTTGGtacttttataaagaaagaaatgatagagttaatattttttaaagaagataaaatttattaagagattgtattttgaaaaatataatggaaggATCAAGGGGGAGAGGTGCAAGGAAGGAAGTGTTACATGGAAAACAAATTTGGACGTTATGAGCAGGGCATATTAACAGGTAACTGTAGAGATGTAGGGCTTGAGATGTCTATATGATCATGCTATAAGTCAGGGAAAAATTCTGGAATAGACTTTTGCTAGTGAAACAAGTGGTTTTATTTAATGTTGATGGGAATATTAGAATTCCCATGAAATGCTAAAAACACAAGGGGAGGAACAAAGCACATCACATGATCACCAGCAGCTCATGTCCTAGTCTACTGAAAGCTCAGAAAAGTAAACTACCATGTTTTCATTGTATGATCTTtcagttttcactttttattctgtttcttaagTTTGATTAGAtcatttaaagcatttttgtttgttatagTGAATTTAATTATAGTAAGAAACCATATATAAATTtatcctttgtatattttggcaaaaaaaaaaattttttttttttcctctttgtacaGACTCAGAAGCCTCGAAAGTTTGACTGTGAACTTCCAGATATTTCATTAAAAGATTTACAGTTTCTGCAATCATTTTGTCCTTCGGAAGTTCAGCCATTCCTCAGGTAaatatcattgtatttttaacttgcattataaccataaaatatttttgctattttggaGCTGTGAAGAGTATCACCAGAGGTGCCAGTAaagagaaatgttttgttttgttttttgtttgtttgtttgtttgtttttgagacagagtctcactttgttgcctgggctagagtgagtgccgtggcgtctgcctagctcacagcaacctcaaactcctgggcttaagtgatcctactgcctcagcctcccgagtagctgtgcctacaggcatgcgccaccatgcccggctaattttttctatatatatttttagttgtccagataatttttatttctatttttagtagagacggggtctcgctcaggctggtctcaaactcctgacctcgagcgatccacccgccttggcctccctgagggctaggattacaggcgtgagccaccgcgcccagccgagaaATGTTTTATGATGCACTGACTCTCTTATGACTGCTTTAGGAAATTTTTAGGGAATACAGAAATGATCAGAAAATGAAGATaacctgggtaacatagcaagactccatctctaaagaACAATTAAGATAAAGTAGAAGTTTTGTGCCTTGTATTCAGTTTATGTTTTTCTACTAGTTACTCCAACTTTGCATGCTGTTGGGAAATTTCTGACTTATCAGTTGGCTGATTATGACTCAGATTTCTTAAAATACTCCTGGTTTTCATTTAAAAGGGATGATAATACTTCCGTTATTTTTGACATGTTAAAATAATTGGTTGCAGTTATGTATCTTTTCATTAGGAAATCAGAAGTCTAACGTGATTGCATTCTGTTTCAGGGTTCCCTTACTTTGTGACTTTGAACCTCTGCACCAGCATGTACTTGCTCTACATAATTTGGTAAAAGCAGCACAAAGTTTGGATGAAATGTCTCAGACCATTACAGATCTACTGAGTGAACAAAAGGCAAATTCAGTTCTTTGAAATGCTTCTCTTCATTAGTATAAGATGTTTGTGCCACTGCAACTCCTTAagcctttctctctgttttccagGCATCTGTGAGTCAGGCATCACCCCAGTCGGCCTCTTCACCAAGGATAGAAAGTGCAATGGGAATTACAACTACTACCTCACCGAGAACTCCTCCTCCACTCACCGTTCAGGATCCCTTATGTCCTGCAGTATGTCCCTTAGAAGAATTATCTCCAGATAGCATTGATGCACATACATTTGATTTTGAAACTATTCCCCATCCAAACATAGAACAAACTATTCACCAAGTTTCTTTAGACTTGGATTCATTAGCAGAAAGTCCTGAATCAGATTTTATGTCTGCTGTGAATGAGTttgtaatagaagaaaatttatcaTCTCCTAATCCTATAAGTGATCCACAAAGTCCAGAAATGATGGTAGAATCACTTTATTCGTCAGTTATCAATGCGATAGACAGTAGACGTATGCAGGATACAAATATATGTGGTAAAGAGGAGTTTGGAGATCATGCTTCTCTGAATATCCAATTGGAAAAATGTAGAGTTGTGGCCCAAGACTCTCACTTCAGTATACAAAGCATCAAGGAAGACCTTTGCCACTTCAGAACATTTGTACAAAAAGAACAGTGTGATTTCtccaattctttaaaatgtatagcagtagaaataagaaacattattgaaaaagtaaaatgttctCTGGAAATAACACTAAAAGAAAAGCATCAAAAAGAACTacagtctttaaaaaatgaatatgaagGTAAACTAGATGCACTAACAAAGGAGAgtgaagaaaatgagaacaaaattaaaaaattgaaaggagATTTAGTATGCCTTGAggaagttttacaaaataaagataatgaatTTGCTTTGGTTAAACATGAAAAAGAAGCTGTCATCTGCCTGCAGAATGAAAAGGATCAGAAGTTGttagagatggaaaatataatGCATACTCAGAATTGTGAAATTAAAGAACTGAAACAGTCACGAGAGATAGTGTTAGAAGACTTAAAAAAGCTCCATGTTGAAAATGATGAGAAGTTACAGTTATTGCGGGTAGAACTTCAGTCCTTAGAGCAAAGTCATCTAAAGGAATTAGAGGACACACTGCACATTAGGCACacacaggagtttgagaaagTTAAGACAGATCACAAAGTTTCTTTGGaggaattaaaaaaggaaaatcaagaaaaaattaatcaaatacaAGAGTCTCATGCCACAGTTatccaagaaaaagaagaacagctACAGGAATTAAAACTTAAAGTTTCTGATTTGTCAGACTTAAGATGCAAGCTAGAGGTGGAACTTGCATTGAAGGAAGCAGAAACTGATGAAATAAAGCTTTTGCTGGAAGAAAGCAGAGCCCAGCAGAAGGAGACCTTAAAATCTCTTCTTGAACAAGAGACTGAGAAGTTGAGAACAGAAATAAGTAAACTCAACCAAAAGATTCAGGATAATAATGAAAACTATCAGGTGGGCTTAGCAGAGCTCAGAACTTTAATGACAATTGAAAAAGATCAGTGCATTTCAGAGTTAATTAGTAGACATGAAGAAGAATCTAATGTACTTAAAGCTgaattaaataaagtaacatCTTTGCATCACCAAgcatttgaaatagaaaaaagcctgaaagaacaaataattgAAATGCAGAGTAAATTGGACTCAGAATTGAGTgctcttgaaaaacaaaaagatgaaaaaatcaCCCAACAAGAAGAGAAATATGAAGCTATTATCCAGAACCttgagaaagacaaagagaaattggTCATGAGCCAGGAACAAGACAGACAACAGTTAATTCAGAAGCTTAATTGTGAAAAAGATGAAGCGATTCAGACTGCCCTAAAAGAATTTAAGTTGGAGAGAGAAGTTGTTGAGAAAGAGTTGTTAGAAAAGGTTAAACATCTTGAGAATCAAATAGCAAAAAGGTAAGAATTAAGTTTAGTGTGtaattataacattaaaatattggtgattcaaatgtgtgtgtgtatataatcaGGGTCCCTTGTGTTACTCATTTACCTCAGGTAAATCTAGCAACTGGGATATTTTCAGGAAGTAaaagcttttacttttaaaatagtgtttcttgcaaacatcataaaaataacaggcttttacaaaatgaattaatattttggattttcagagaaatgatttcaaaattttgaaatgttttaaagagcttcttttttcttttttagttcataaatttctttttcttgaattattttcaattttttctaaattcttcagttgaaaattatttctgagaccagcctgagcaagagtgggaccccgtctccagtaaaaatagaaaaaattgtctGGGTGTGgggacatgtgcctgtagtcccggctactcgagaggctgaggcaggaggatcacttgagcccaggagtttgaggttgccatgagctaggctgacaccacaacactctagcctgggcaacagatggaaactctgtctcaaaaaaagaagaaaggaaattatttctgTACATATGAATTTAGGATGTGTGTAttagaaactataaaatttttctctGAGTAGTGTTTAGGAAAGGCTGTGTCATAGACTGGGAATATATAGATATGTCGAGTGTTCCtcattgttattttcttaatattacaATTTCTGTTCTTCTATGTTTGAAAGATAATACTTTTAAGTTTCAGGTTTAATACTGTGGTTGTGGGTTgatgtttttgcattttattatttttagtgtttgctATTACTGCCTTTTGATCACAGTTGATGGTTTTTtagtatttctactttttaaaaatttatgaagggGTTTTGTGATCCCATAAACAGTTTCTAGAAGATAATCAATAGGTTAGTTCTATTATTAATTCTCCAAGTGAGTATAGgtatatgtattttatagtttaaCCTCTGTTTTGTGCATTAATCACTTTTAAACAATCTCTTGTCTCCTGTGTAATACTCATATATTGGTGTATAGTTAAACCTCCCCTTCTGGTTTGAAAATAGAagctctttatgtattctgggGGGGATTAGAGGGTTTAATAGAGGAATTAGGGCTTGCATGAATGTTTACAGATCTGGAGGAGCGAAGGTCAGTGGAGTTAACTGCTGAAGGCTAGGAAAGCTTGTCGAGGAAAATCAGAGCTGGACAGTAGTTAAACTggtaaaaacaatttatatacaGGAACTATTGCAGTAGGGGACAAGAGACCTCAATATAGAACTGAGCTCAATTCAGAGTACAGCATGGACAAGTTgagatttatagccaaggagcccGGGATAAGAGTCCgtggatagaaaattactaagaggaaacatgaGGGGTAGGAGGATTCTGGCTAAATTGACCTAATAGGATTCTTGCTTAAGGCAGACCAGCATGTTAAGATACCAAGGGTGGAGCTGAGGAATTGGTTCTCTCTAAAGTGACTTAGCAAGATTCTTGCTACGACTGGGCAATGCAGCCCTAACAAGAACAGATGCCATGATCAAAGCCTAGAGGAGCCTAACTAGAGTTTAGTCAGTGAGAGTCTTTTTCAAGCTCCAAGTGAAATCTCAGGAAAACAGACGCTGATGCCCCCACCAAACCAGTTGGTTCTCCATGGCTCACTGGGAAGCTGCTGCAACATTCAAGAATCTCTTCAAAGCACCAATGGTCTGGCTCAGACTGTGACACAAAATGGCTAGTTCTCACTTACTTGCCAGGAAGTTGCTGTTAAAGTGCATCTGGCTACAACCACCTCTGGAAAATAAGcctggctttcttttcttcctttccaaacctTGCAGGTGTTCTTTCATTGGCAGACTTAAAGCTATACAAGAGATCTGGGAAATGCAGAATTTCTGTATTGCATGGTATATGAGATCATAAAAGAGGGGTGAGGACAATGCCTATGAGACGTTAGACAGTCCAGCACTGTATGCCCCATTTTAACTCAGCAGTCAGACATATATCTCTTTTGCTTATATTGGACTTCCAAATAAAGACACTTACCATATCATATTCCTCTCTGACGTGATGCAACTTATATCCTTCATACTACCTCAGATAGTCTCACCCTATCTTCAAAAGTTAAGACTCAAAGTTATGTCACTCTGGCCCTCCGAAAATGAACGTTTTGATACTCATTCTCCTCTGCTCTGTCACAGTCTCTCTTTGATTTTCTATAGGTTAAATGCTGAAATACAACCTTATTTTATATACCAGAGGGATTGGAGAAGGGGGGCagataatgataaaaaatgattAGTATGCACAGGCCTAATTCCTAGAGTCTTTATTTCTGTAACCAGCCTCGTGACTTTAGTAGGTATTTACAGCTTGTTTCTGTTACCCACTCCATTTTTTACCTTAGCCAGTGCCTCAGCTGATCTTAGTCTTTACCTGATAGGCATGATTCAGATGTTTGTTTATAAAGACACTGCCATTAACGATACTTCCTAAAATACAGTTACTgtttttcattgacttttttcaTCACTGGGCATGGCACTGCCAAGAGACACCCCAGAAAGTCCACTTGTGTTCCCGTAATATTTCTCTCTGCCCTTATAGGAGCAACCTGTTGCCTGTTGCTGATGAAGTTCAGTCCTATCAATCCATACAGCAGCCTCCTCCTTTGCCTGTTCGTTCAGCTGCATGAGGAGCCTTAAGGGGCCAATTGGTGGGATCTTGGTCATATCTCCTGGTAATGGAATTCTTTGTTAGGGAATTAAATCAACTCTGAATCAGCATGGCCCAAAATTCTAGCCATAGGTAGCAAAAGTTTGCTTATAGCTCTTCAGGATAATACAGTAGTCATTCCAGTTTTCATCCGTGTTTCTCCGGCCTATGCATTTTAACTATGAGAGAATTATTATCACATAGTGGTCTCTCATTCAGAGCATGTGCCATTGAATATTACCCTAGCTGTGTGAAATGCCACCCATCTACTCTTGTAACTTGAGTCTTCAGTAAACTGATCCCCAGTTGTACCAGGCCAGCTGCTTTTAGATTTGGCATATGTGGTAAGACCAGTGATTTCCATGGCCTTGAGGCCATGGCTGCACgtctttcattataaattatttcccttGTTCAGAAGCAGTTCTAGTGGAATACCATAGCAGTGAGTAAGGCATATTGCACATTTGGGAATGGTGGTTTTGGTAGAAATATTGTGGGCATGGAAGGTAAATATATACAGAGAATAACTGACTGTTCTTGAATGTGGTCCAGTATAATCTGCCTGCCGCCAACCTGGTGGCTTTCTCATTCTCTAGAGAACACTGCAGTATGGTCTCTTAGTTACTTGATGTGTGGAAATCCATATTGCTGAGCCCATGCATAGCCTTACTTCCTGTTTCCATGGGCACTTTTTATGAGTCTGTTGACCAGGGAGTGATGTGACTAGAGAAAGACGTTGATATCCACTGAATTATGCAACTTGCTCATGTGATTATTAGCAGGTTCCTCACATTTTGTGCCCATTTTAAGAGAGCCGTATTCCTCTTCCACAAATATCTTGTcatcaaattttaatatatttccttccagGTCTTTCACATTCCAACTAAGCCT of Lemur catta isolate mLemCat1 chromosome 9, mLemCat1.pri, whole genome shotgun sequence contains these proteins:
- the RB1CC1 gene encoding RB1-inducible coiled-coil protein 1 isoform X1, producing MKLYVFLVNTGTTLTFDTELTVQTVADLKHAIQSKYKIAIQHQVLVVNGGECMAADRRVCTYSAGTDTNPIFLFNKEMILCDRPPAIPKTTFSTENDMEIKVEESLMMPAVFHTVASRTQLAVEMYEVAKKLCSFCEGLVHDEHLQHQGWAAIMANLEDCSNSSQKLLFKFESIYSNYLQSIEDIKLKLTHLGTAVSVMAKIPLLECLTRHSYRECLGRLDSLPEHEDSEKAEMKRSTELVLSPDMPRTTNKSLLTSFHKSMEHVAPDTTDAESGKDIRESCQSTVQQDETSIDAKDGDLPFFNVSLLDWINVQDRPNDVESLVRKCFDSMSRLDPKIIRPFLAECRQTIAKLDNQNMKAIKGLEDRLYALDQMIASCGRLVNEQKELAQGFLANQMRAENLKDASVLPDLCLSHANQLMIMLQNHRKLLDIKQKCTTAKQELANNLHVRLKWCCFVMLHADQDGEKLQALLRLVIELLERVKIVEALSTVPQMYCLAVVEVVRRKMFIKHYREWAGALVKDGKRLYEAEKSKRESFGKLFRKSFLRNRLFRGLDSWPPSFCTQKPRKFDCELPDISLKDLQFLQSFCPSEVQPFLRVPLLCDFEPLHQHVLALHNLVKAAQSLDEMSQTITDLLSEQKASVSQASPQSASSPRIESAMGITTTTSPRTPPPLTVQDPLCPAVCPLEELSPDSIDAHTFDFETIPHPNIEQTIHQVSLDLDSLAESPESDFMSAVNEFVIEENLSSPNPISDPQSPEMMVESLYSSVINAIDSRRMQDTNICGKEEFGDHASLNIQLEKCRVVAQDSHFSIQSIKEDLCHFRTFVQKEQCDFSNSLKCIAVEIRNIIEKVKCSLEITLKEKHQKELQSLKNEYEGKLDALTKESEENENKIKKLKGDLVCLEEVLQNKDNEFALVKHEKEAVICLQNEKDQKLLEMENIMHTQNCEIKELKQSREIVLEDLKKLHVENDEKLQLLRVELQSLEQSHLKELEDTLHIRHTQEFEKVKTDHKVSLEELKKENQEKINQIQESHATVIQEKEEQLQELKLKVSDLSDLRCKLEVELALKEAETDEIKLLLEESRAQQKETLKSLLEQETEKLRTEISKLNQKIQDNNENYQVGLAELRTLMTIEKDQCISELISRHEEESNVLKAELNKVTSLHHQAFEIEKSLKEQIIEMQSKLDSELSALEKQKDEKITQQEEKYEAIIQNLEKDKEKLVMSQEQDRQQLIQKLNCEKDEAIQTALKEFKLEREVVEKELLEKVKHLENQIAKSPAIESSREDSSSLVAELQEKLQEEKAKFLEQLEEQEKRKNEEMQNVRTSLIAEQQTNFNTVLTREKMRKENIINDLTDKLKSTMQQQERDKDLIESLSEDRARLLEEKKKLEEEVSKLRSSSFVPSPYVAAAPELYGACAPELPGETDRSTMETAEEGRVDSAMETSMMSVQENIHMLSEEKQRIMLLERTLQLKEEENKRLNQRLMSQSMSSVSSRHSEKIAIRDFQVGDLVLIILDERHDNYVLFTVSPTLYFLHSESLPALDLKPGEGASGASRRPWVLGKVMEKEYCQAKKAQNRFKVPLGTKFYRVKAVSWNKKV
- the RB1CC1 gene encoding RB1-inducible coiled-coil protein 1 isoform X3, producing the protein MKLYVFLVNTGTTLTFDTELTVQTVADLKHAIQSKYKIAIQHQVLVVNGGECMAADRRVCTYSAGTDTNPIFLFNKEMILCDRPPAIPKTTFSTENDMEIKVEESLMMPAVFHTVASRTQLAVEMYEVAKKLCSFCEGLVHDEHLQHQGWAAIMANLEDCSNSSQKLLFKFESIYSNYLQSIEDIKLKLTHLGTAVSVMAKIPLLECLTRHSYRECLGRLDSLPEHEDSEKAEMKRSTELVLSPDMPRTTNKSLLTSFHKSMEHVAPDTTDAESGKDIRESCQSTVQQDETSIDAKDGDLPFFNVSLLDWINVQDRPNDVESLVRKCFDSMSRLDPKIIRPFLAECRQTIAKLDNQNMKAIKGLEDRLYALDQMIASCGRLVNEQKELAQGFLANQMRAENLKDASVLPDLCLSHANQLMIMLQNHRKLLDIKQKCTTAKQELANNLHVRLKWCCFVMLHADQDGEKLQALLRLVIELLERVKIVEALSTVPQMYCLAVVEVVRRKMFIKHYREWAGALVKDGKRLYEAEKSKRESFGKLFRKSFLRNRLFRGLDSWPPSFCTQKPRKFDCELPDISLKDLQFLQSFCPSEVQPFLRVPLLCDFEPLHQHVLALHNLVKAAQSLDEMSQTITDLLSEQKASVSQASPQSASSPRIESAMGITTTTSPRTPPPLTVQDPLCPAVCPLEELSPDSIDAHTFDFETIPHPNIEQTIHQVSLDLDSLAESPESDFMSAVNEFVIEENLSSPNPISDPQSPEMMVESLYSSVINAIDSRRMQDTNICGKEEFGDHASLNIQLEKCRVVAQDSHFSIQSIKEDLCHFRTFVQKEQCDFSNSLKCIAVEIRNIIEKVKCSLEITLKEKHQKELQSLKNEYEGKLDALTKESEENENKIKKLKGDLVCLEEVLQNKDNEFALVKHEKEAVICLQNEKDQKLLEMENIMHTQNCEIKELKQSREIVLEDLKKLHVENDEKLQLLRVELQSLEQSHLKELEDTLHIRHTQEFEKVKTDHKVSLEELKKENQEKINQIQESHATVIQEKEEQLQELKLKVSDLSDLRCKLEVELALKEAETDEIKLLLEESRAQQKETLKSLLEQETEKLRTEISKLNQKIQDNNENYQVGLAELRTLMTIEKDQCISELISRHEEESNVLKAELNKVTSLHHQAFEIEKSLKEQIIEMQSKLDSELSALEKQKDEKITQQEEKYEAIIQNLEKDKEKLVMSQEQDRQQLIQKLNCEKDEAIQTALKEFKLEREVVEKELLEKVKHLENQIAKREDSSSLVAELQEKLQEEKAKFLEQLEEQEKRKNEEMQNVRTSLIAEQQTNFNTVLTREKMRKENIINDLTDKLKSTMQQQERDKDLIESLSEDRARLLEEKKKLEEEVSKLRSSSFVPSPYVAAAPELYGACAPELPGETDRSTMETAEEGRVDSAMETSMMSVQENIHMLSEEKQRIMLLERTLQLKEEENKRLNQRLMSQSMSSVSSRHSEKIAIRDFQVGDLVLIILDERHDNYVLFTVSPTLYFLHSESLPALDLKPGEGASGASRRPWVLGKVMEKEYCQAKKAQNRFKVPLGTKFYRVKAVSWNKKV
- the RB1CC1 gene encoding RB1-inducible coiled-coil protein 1 isoform X6, whose amino-acid sequence is MKLYVFLVNTGTTLTFDTELTVQTVADLKHAIQSKYKIAIQHQVLVVNGGECMAADRRVCTYSAGTDTNPIFLFNKEMILCDRPPAIPKTTFSTENDMEIKVEESLMMPAVFHTVASRTQLAVEMYEVAKKLCSFCEGLVHDEHLQHQGWAAIMANLEDCSNSSQKLLFKFESIYSNYLQSIEDIKLKLTHLGTAVSVMAKIPLLECLTRHSYRECLGRLDSLPEHEDSEKAEMKRSTELVLSPDMPRTTNKSLLTSFHKSMEHVAPDTTDAESGKDIRESCQSTVQQDETSIDAKDGDLPFFNVSLLDWINVQDRPNDVESLVRKCFDSMSRLDPKIIRPFLAECRQTIAKLDNQNMKAIKGLEDRLYALDQMIASCGRLVNEQKELAQGFLANQMRAENLKDASVLPDLCLSHANQLMIMLQNHRKLLDIKQKCTTAKQELANNLHVRLKWCCFVMLHADQDGEKLQALLRLVIELLERVKIVEALSTVPQMYCLAVVEVVRRKMFIKHYREWAGALVKDGKRLYEAEKSKRESFGKLFRKSFLRNRLFRGLDSWPPSFCTQKPRKFDCELPDISLKDLQFLQSFCPSEVQPFLRVPLLCDFEPLHQHVLALHNLVKAAQSLDEMSQTITDLLSEQKASVSQASPQSASSPRIESAMGITTTTSPRTPPPLTVQDPLCPAVCPLEELSPDSIDAHTFDFETIPHPNIEQTIHQVSLDLDSLAESPESDFMSAVNEFVIEENLSSPNPISDPQSPEMMVESLYSSVINAIDSRRMQDTNICGKEEFGDHASLNIQLEKCRVVAQDSHFSIQSIKEDLCHFRTFVQKEQCDFSNSLKCIAVEIRNIIEKVKCSLEITLKEKHQKELQSLKNEYEGKLDALTKESEENENKIKKLKGDLVCLEEVLQNKDNEFALVKHEKEAVICLQNEKDQKLLEMENIMHTQNCEIKELKQSREIVLEDLKKLHVENDEKLQLLRVELQSLEQSHLKELEDTLHIRHTQEFEKVKTDHKVSLEELKKENQEKINQIQESHATVIQEKEEQLQELKLKVSDLSDLRCKLEVELALKEAETDEIKLLLEESRAQQKETLKSLLEQETEKLRTEISKLNQKIQDNNENYQVGLAELRTLMTIEKDQCISELISRHEEESNVLKAELNKVTSLHHQAFEIEKSLKEQIIEMQSKLDSELSALEKQKDEKITQQEEKYEAIIQNLEKDKEKLVMSQEQDRQQLIQKLNCEKDEAIQTALKEFKLEREVVEKELLEKVKHLENQIAKRIIRKPGLPIVSPQ